A portion of the Candidatus Zixiibacteriota bacterium genome contains these proteins:
- a CDS encoding family 1 glycosylhydrolase, which translates to MKKTLENDFLWGVATSSFQIEGGIANDMTDWEKQGKFRVNGKNPLVRGASVGHFRPRPEATAVASKLHS; encoded by the coding sequence ATGAAAAAAACACTCGAAAATGACTTCCTCTGGGGTGTGGCAACTTCTTCTTTTCAGATTGAAGGCGGCATCGCCAACGATATGACCGATTGGGAGAAGCAAGGTAAGTTTCGTGTGAACGGCAAAAATCCCCTTGTCCGAGGCGCCAGTGTCGGGCACTTTCGACCTCGACCGGAAGCCACGGCCGTGGCTTCAAAGCTACATTCCTGA
- a CDS encoding PorV/PorQ family protein — protein sequence MAQFRNFPLQFTHLSKSALILLAFACLHEPVTAGDANKNAGTSSFSFLKIDIGSRAVAMGGAYTGLANDEEALYYNPAGLVTMEGKRFIAGYHNYFIDLQSGFLGYIHPLGENRAFALSSSYLSFGTFTQTDLQGNVEGEFSGGDLFFAGSFAQRYNRAFSFGGTLKFLYEKIQEYSATGVAADLGVRYSSDRDRYGAGLMIQNIGSQLSSLGSKKDGLPTSIRLGGSMKPRGVPVLFAADIILPTDNDPVFAVGIEYFEQNPFFIRAGWNSYGSNFRARDSEDKLAGFALGFGFNYKKNLKFGYAFMPGADLGDSHRITLSGRL from the coding sequence ATGGCACAATTCCGCAATTTCCCCCTTCAGTTCACGCATCTTTCAAAATCTGCCTTGATTCTATTGGCTTTTGCCTGTCTGCATGAGCCTGTAACCGCAGGTGATGCCAATAAAAATGCAGGAACAAGTTCCTTTTCATTCCTAAAGATAGATATCGGCTCAAGAGCGGTTGCCATGGGCGGAGCATACACAGGTCTTGCCAACGACGAAGAAGCCCTTTACTATAACCCGGCCGGGCTGGTGACGATGGAAGGGAAACGGTTTATTGCCGGTTACCATAACTATTTCATCGATCTGCAATCGGGATTTCTTGGGTATATTCATCCACTTGGGGAGAATAGAGCCTTTGCTCTTTCATCGAGTTATCTGAGTTTTGGCACATTTACACAGACTGATCTACAGGGAAATGTCGAAGGTGAGTTTAGCGGCGGGGATTTGTTTTTTGCTGGTTCGTTTGCGCAGAGATACAATAGGGCTTTTTCGTTTGGCGGTACGCTAAAATTTCTATATGAGAAGATTCAGGAATATTCTGCCACAGGTGTTGCCGCAGATTTGGGTGTTCGCTATTCTTCAGACCGAGATCGGTACGGAGCAGGATTAATGATCCAAAATATTGGCTCCCAGCTTTCAAGCCTCGGAAGTAAAAAGGATGGTCTTCCGACCTCGATCCGTTTGGGCGGTTCAATGAAGCCGCGAGGTGTACCAGTACTTTTTGCCGCCGATATTATCCTTCCGACAGATAATGATCCGGTTTTTGCTGTCGGTATTGAATATTTTGAGCAGAATCCGTTTTTTATCCGCGCTGGGTGGAATAGTTACGGCTCGAACTTTCGGGCCCGGGACTCCGAAGACAAACTTGCCGGATTTGCGCTGGGCTTCGGTTTTAACTACAAAAAGAATTTGAAATTCGGCTACGCCTTCATGCCCGGAGCAGACCTTGGCGACAGCCACAGAATCACGCTTTCAGGAAGACTGTAA
- the guaB gene encoding IMP dehydrogenase produces MARISEDTALTFDDILLVPGHSDVLPKDVDLTTQIAPSITLNIPIISSAMDTVTEASLAIALAREGGIGVIHKNLSPEHQAGEVDKVKRSESGMIVDPITLSPDKTIGEALAVMDRYSISGIPITLNGRLVGILTNRDLRFQKDTSAWIADVMTKENLVTVQEGVDMDTAKEMLHKHRIEKLLIVDSNYHLKGMITVKDILKKIQYPHACKDSRGRLRVAAAVGVGSDLELRAECLIAAGVDMLVVDSSHGHSEGVLRAVKTLKKKFSAVPVMAGNIATADGASALIDAGADSIKVGIGPGSICTTRVVTGAGMPQVTAVISAANVAQKAGVPVIADGGIRYSGDITKSLACGAHAVMIGSLMAGVEESPGETVLFEGRSFKVYRGMGSIGAMSRGSADRYFQDHQAGSSKFVPEGVEGRVPFKGKLGELVYQLVGGLRAGMGLCGTANLQELRQKARIVRITSAGVTESHPHSVPITKESPNYRRLV; encoded by the coding sequence ATGGCAAGAATTTCCGAAGATACTGCTCTCACATTTGACGACATCCTGCTTGTGCCCGGTCACTCGGATGTTTTGCCGAAAGATGTCGATCTCACCACCCAAATTGCGCCGTCTATAACGCTCAATATCCCGATTATTTCATCGGCCATGGATACTGTGACCGAGGCCTCGCTTGCGATTGCGCTTGCTCGCGAGGGCGGCATTGGAGTCATTCATAAAAATCTCAGTCCTGAACATCAGGCCGGCGAAGTGGACAAAGTTAAACGCTCAGAATCGGGAATGATTGTCGATCCGATTACACTCTCGCCGGATAAAACAATCGGTGAGGCCTTGGCTGTAATGGATCGCTACTCTATCTCAGGCATTCCAATCACATTGAATGGCAGACTTGTTGGAATCCTGACAAACAGAGACCTTCGATTTCAAAAAGACACTTCCGCTTGGATTGCCGATGTAATGACAAAAGAGAATTTAGTGACTGTGCAGGAAGGTGTCGATATGGACACCGCAAAAGAGATGCTGCACAAACATCGCATAGAAAAATTACTTATTGTAGACAGCAACTATCATCTTAAAGGGATGATAACAGTCAAAGACATTCTCAAAAAGATTCAGTATCCCCACGCCTGTAAAGACAGCCGCGGCAGATTACGAGTTGCCGCCGCAGTGGGTGTCGGCTCCGATCTTGAACTAAGAGCCGAATGTCTCATCGCTGCCGGAGTCGATATGCTTGTGGTTGACAGTTCGCATGGTCACAGCGAAGGGGTTCTCAGGGCGGTCAAAACGCTTAAGAAAAAATTCTCTGCCGTTCCTGTTATGGCCGGCAATATCGCGACCGCCGACGGCGCATCGGCCCTTATTGATGCCGGCGCGGATTCCATCAAAGTCGGAATTGGTCCCGGTTCGATATGCACGACTCGTGTTGTCACCGGAGCCGGAATGCCCCAGGTCACTGCGGTCATTAGCGCCGCAAACGTCGCCCAAAAGGCGGGAGTGCCGGTTATCGCCGATGGCGGGATACGTTATTCAGGGGATATTACAAAATCACTTGCTTGTGGAGCGCATGCAGTTATGATTGGTTCGCTCATGGCCGGAGTCGAGGAATCACCCGGTGAAACAGTCCTTTTTGAAGGGCGCTCGTTCAAAGTATATCGCGGGATGGGTTCAATCGGGGCGATGAGCAGAGGAAGCGCGGATAGGTATTTCCAGGATCATCAGGCAGGTAGTTCAAAATTTGTGCCTGAAGGTGTGGAAGGGCGCGTTCCATTTAAAGGAAAATTAGGCGAGCTTGTGTATCAGCTTGTCGGAGGTCTGCGCGCGGGAATGGGTTTATGCGGCACGGCTAATCTGCAGGAATTGCGCCAGAAAGCCCGAATTGTCCGAATAACTTCGGCGGGAGTAACCGAATCCCATCCGCATTCTGTGCCGATAACTAAAGAGTCGCCCAATTACAGACGGCTGGTCTAG
- a CDS encoding C4-type zinc ribbon domain-containing protein gives MHNELELLLKLQIIDYDLGELERSKAYLPDMIDTLEREMQESKSKLETAKQSFEEARVRQKQLELDIKSKEADLQKYQQQMMSIKTNKEYDALVASIDAIKAFVSEKETLLLQTIDLSSNSEKEIEALLEREVSIRENNTKQLQILREKVDSIGSKVSNKESNRQEIVSTIPRAAFSTYERVRRGKGGRVVNAVKKRACGACFKALTPKKVQEIKRADRIHTCDNCGSLLYWEEAESN, from the coding sequence ATGCACAACGAACTCGAATTGCTTTTAAAACTTCAGATCATTGATTACGACCTTGGCGAACTTGAACGTTCCAAAGCATATCTCCCCGATATGATAGACACTCTCGAACGCGAGATGCAGGAATCCAAGAGCAAACTTGAGACGGCCAAGCAGAGTTTTGAAGAGGCTCGTGTGCGACAAAAACAACTCGAATTGGATATTAAATCTAAAGAAGCCGACCTCCAAAAATACCAGCAGCAGATGATGTCAATCAAGACAAACAAAGAGTATGACGCTTTGGTCGCCAGTATCGATGCCATCAAAGCTTTTGTATCCGAAAAGGAGACGCTCTTGCTGCAAACTATTGATCTCAGCTCGAATTCCGAAAAGGAAATCGAAGCCCTGCTGGAGCGCGAGGTTTCGATCCGCGAAAACAATACAAAACAACTCCAGATTCTCAGGGAAAAAGTCGATTCTATCGGTAGTAAAGTTTCGAATAAAGAATCCAATCGCCAGGAAATAGTCTCCACCATTCCCCGCGCGGCCTTTTCGACCTATGAAAGAGTGCGCCGAGGCAAAGGCGGACGGGTTGTAAATGCCGTTAAAAAACGGGCCTGCGGAGCATGTTTTAAAGCCTTGACGCCCAAGAAGGTGCAGGAAATTAAACGCGCCGACCGGATTCATACCTGCGATAACTGCGGTTCGCTGCTTTACTGGGAAGAAGCTGAATCGAACTAA
- a CDS encoding DDE-type integrase/transposase/recombinase, whose protein sequence is MRELKGEIAELCHTCLWYDSPKSQNCQCKLQEVFWAGQTTHDVPRTSLRPKPRAERPNQWWGIDMTKIMTETGWCYLVIVLDWYTKQIVGHHCGKSSTSQEWLQALELGVSRRFRDGSRSSQVHLMSDNGSQPTSVRFMKTCSLLGIDQAFTSYGYTIPFGHNNPKGNADNLREWWNHTERML, encoded by the coding sequence ATGCGTGAACTGAAGGGGGAAATTGCGGAATTGTGCCATACTTGCTTGTGGTATGATAGCCCAAAAAGCCAAAACTGTCAATGTAAATTACAGGAGGTGTTTTGGGCCGGCCAGACAACCCATGATGTCCCACGAACCTCTCTCCGTCCCAAACCGAGAGCGGAGCGACCGAACCAATGGTGGGGTATTGATATGACTAAGATAATGACTGAGACTGGCTGGTGCTATCTGGTTATTGTGCTGGACTGGTATACCAAGCAGATAGTGGGACATCACTGCGGCAAGAGCTCGACGTCCCAAGAATGGTTGCAGGCTTTAGAACTGGGAGTATCCAGACGCTTTCGCGATGGAAGTCGTTCCAGTCAGGTGCATCTTATGTCTGATAACGGTAGCCAGCCGACTTCGGTGAGGTTTATGAAAACTTGTTCACTGTTGGGGATTGACCAAGCCTTCACGAGCTATGGTTACACCATTCCCTTTGGTCACAATAATCCCAAGGGGAATGCTGATAACCTAAGGGAATGGTGGAACCACACCGAGCGAATGCTGTAA
- a CDS encoding YifB family Mg chelatase-like AAA ATPase, with the protein MLAKVVSSATLGVDAYTVEVEADIQQQLPAFVTVGLPDGAVRESKERVTAAIKNSDFVFPAKKVTINLAPADIKKEGSAFDLPIAVGILAATGQILRERCDDYVLLGELSLDGAVRPVPGVLPMAMNIQSGNGIKGIIVPYENAREAAMADTIPVYPVRSLKETVQFLEDESTIARYLINIDTAFEEARKYAVDFSDVKGQESAKRALEVAAAGGHNIIMIGPPGSGKTMLARRMSTILPDMTIPEALETTKIHSVAGRLAEDAAIVATRPFRSPHHTISYAGLVGGGAIPKPGEVSLAHHGVLFLDELPEFKKDILEMLRQPMEDKQVTISRASTTITYPAGFMLISAMNPCPCGYHGDPNHSCNCSSGEIQRYMSKISGPLMDRIDIHITVPSVKFKDLSSNEAGVDSLSIRSRVNKARQRQLARFKTEKHIYCNAHMEARDIRRVCTIDEKSQALLGLAIKKQGLSARAYDRILKVARTIADLADSDAIEMGHLAEAIHYRTLDRHLWL; encoded by the coding sequence ATGTTAGCAAAGGTAGTATCGTCGGCGACCCTCGGTGTGGACGCTTACACAGTGGAAGTTGAGGCTGACATTCAGCAACAGCTTCCGGCATTTGTCACAGTCGGGCTTCCCGATGGCGCGGTACGTGAGTCAAAAGAGCGCGTCACTGCCGCAATCAAAAACTCAGATTTTGTTTTTCCGGCTAAAAAAGTAACTATTAATCTCGCGCCGGCAGATATTAAAAAGGAAGGTTCGGCATTCGATCTGCCAATCGCGGTCGGTATTTTGGCGGCAACAGGACAAATCCTCCGTGAGCGATGCGATGACTATGTCCTGCTCGGGGAACTCTCTCTCGATGGCGCGGTCCGGCCAGTCCCGGGTGTTCTGCCTATGGCCATGAATATTCAAAGCGGCAATGGCATAAAAGGGATAATTGTGCCGTATGAGAATGCCCGCGAGGCCGCCATGGCAGACACAATTCCTGTCTATCCGGTCAGGTCTCTCAAAGAGACTGTGCAGTTTCTGGAAGATGAATCCACTATAGCGCGCTATCTCATAAATATTGATACGGCCTTCGAAGAAGCGCGAAAGTATGCAGTCGATTTTTCCGATGTCAAAGGCCAGGAGTCAGCGAAAAGAGCGTTGGAGGTTGCCGCCGCCGGAGGGCACAATATTATTATGATCGGCCCACCCGGCTCTGGTAAAACAATGCTTGCGCGCCGCATGTCAACTATTTTGCCGGATATGACAATCCCTGAAGCTCTGGAAACGACCAAAATACATTCTGTCGCTGGACGCCTTGCCGAAGATGCCGCTATTGTCGCTACCCGGCCGTTTCGTTCACCTCATCACACAATTTCTTATGCAGGGCTTGTGGGTGGAGGGGCAATTCCAAAACCGGGCGAGGTCTCGCTTGCGCATCATGGCGTTCTCTTTCTCGATGAACTTCCGGAATTCAAAAAGGATATCCTTGAAATGCTTCGCCAGCCGATGGAAGACAAACAGGTGACAATTTCCCGGGCATCGACGACCATCACCTATCCGGCGGGATTCATGCTCATCTCAGCTATGAATCCATGTCCGTGCGGCTATCATGGGGATCCAAATCATTCCTGCAACTGCAGTTCGGGGGAAATTCAGCGCTATATGTCGAAAATTTCCGGACCGCTGATGGATAGAATCGACATTCATATCACTGTCCCATCGGTCAAATTCAAAGACCTTTCATCGAATGAAGCCGGTGTAGATTCATTGAGCATCCGCTCGAGAGTCAACAAAGCGCGTCAGAGGCAATTGGCGCGATTCAAAACTGAAAAGCACATTTACTGCAACGCCCATATGGAAGCGCGTGATATCCGGAGAGTCTGCACGATAGACGAGAAATCACAGGCGTTGCTTGGGCTGGCAATTAAAAAGCAGGGACTATCGGCGCGGGCGTATGACAGAATCCTCAAAGTCGCACGAACGATCGCAGACCTTGCCGATTCAGACGCCATCGAGATGGGTCATCTGGCCGAGGCGATTCACTACCGGACGCTTGATAGGCATCTGTGGTTATGA
- a CDS encoding rhodanese-like domain-containing protein, whose product MSDIEAPAVTVLELQRILDSGRKIFLLDVRTAGEFEAGRLPFTDILVPHDVLSARIEEIPKDRETEIYCFCRSGRRSAITTTFLRGLGYEKVFNITGGIIAWKDAGFDLISGPAE is encoded by the coding sequence TTGTCTGATATCGAGGCGCCTGCTGTCACGGTTTTGGAGTTACAACGCATCCTGGATTCAGGCCGTAAGATTTTCCTTTTGGATGTTCGGACGGCTGGCGAGTTTGAAGCGGGACGTCTGCCATTCACCGACATTTTAGTCCCCCATGATGTTCTCTCGGCACGAATTGAAGAAATCCCCAAGGACAGAGAGACTGAAATCTATTGTTTTTGCCGAAGCGGACGTCGGAGCGCGATTACGACAACTTTTCTGAGAGGTTTGGGCTACGAGAAAGTGTTCAACATAACCGGTGGAATAATTGCGTGGAAAGATGCCGGCTTTGATTTGATAAGCGGCCCGGCTGAATAA